One genomic region from Verrucomicrobiota bacterium encodes:
- a CDS encoding lysophospholipid acyltransferase family protein, whose protein sequence is MKRKIVSAVLVFLIRLVCGAVVRKSPRILPDGPLVFFSNHTSNLDFPVIWAGLPPTVRSRARPIAASDYWDRGRLRSYLARNVFKAILIERRAVTRDNNPMEAMQAALKEGGCLIVFPEGTRSRSGDLGSFKAGISHLAQLVPSVPFVPVYLENLFRILPKGERFPLPLVATLAFGEPLFFDEAETKETFLTRATDALIELSDSGSREGLLGQEVVNESN, encoded by the coding sequence ATGAAACGAAAGATCGTTTCCGCCGTGTTGGTGTTTCTGATTCGGTTGGTTTGCGGTGCTGTAGTGCGAAAATCGCCCCGAATTTTGCCGGATGGGCCACTCGTTTTCTTCTCCAACCACACGAGTAACCTCGATTTTCCCGTCATCTGGGCTGGCTTACCGCCGACGGTTCGCAGTCGGGCCCGACCTATCGCGGCCAGCGATTACTGGGATCGCGGCAGGTTGAGATCGTATCTTGCCCGAAACGTGTTCAAGGCGATTCTAATTGAGCGAAGAGCGGTGACGCGCGACAACAATCCCATGGAGGCAATGCAGGCTGCATTGAAAGAAGGTGGATGTTTGATTGTTTTCCCGGAAGGAACGAGAAGTCGCTCTGGGGATCTTGGATCTTTTAAAGCGGGTATCTCTCACTTGGCACAGCTAGTGCCGAGTGTGCCTTTCGTTCCAGTCTATCTGGAAAACCTTTTCCGCATTTTGCCCAAGGGAGAGCGCTTTCCCTTGCCCCTTGTGGCGACGCTCGCCTTCGGCGAACCACTTTTCTTCGATGAAGCAGAAACAAAGGAGACATTCCTAACCCGGGCTACGGATGCATTGATAGAGTTGAGTGACTCTGGATCTCGAGAAGGTTTGCTGGGTCAAGAAGTGGTGAATGAGTCTAACTGA
- a CDS encoding PEGA domain-containing protein: MSIRFKVRLPLYRWLLRGVAVSLVAVLLGGCGTVSRQTIDIETAPEGAFVYVNGKFIGNSPVDVRLNRQVPHRVELRKAGFVTEEVMLYPSFTDGEEPTVVFGPLRTAGYYRELSPNPVSTELVYQGLAEREETLGEGEAAAVLERIAAEVEAGELSAEDAEIAAQQVMNRLPTADQTE; this comes from the coding sequence ATGTCAATTCGTTTCAAGGTGCGTTTGCCTCTTTATCGGTGGCTCCTACGGGGTGTAGCAGTTTCGTTGGTGGCTGTTTTGCTTGGTGGTTGCGGCACCGTTTCACGGCAAACAATCGACATCGAGACGGCCCCTGAAGGTGCTTTTGTTTACGTGAACGGGAAGTTCATTGGTAACTCTCCAGTGGACGTTCGCTTGAATCGGCAGGTGCCGCATCGGGTTGAGCTCCGGAAAGCTGGGTTTGTCACCGAAGAGGTGATGCTTTACCCATCTTTCACCGATGGCGAGGAGCCAACGGTTGTTTTTGGACCTTTACGCACGGCTGGTTACTACCGGGAGCTGAGCCCAAATCCGGTGTCGACTGAACTCGTTTATCAAGGTCTTGCGGAACGGGAAGAGACCCTTGGCGAGGGCGAAGCAGCCGCGGTGCTGGAGAGAATTGCAGCGGAGGTGGAGGCTGGAGAGCTCTCTGCGGAGGATGCCGAAATAGCGGCACAGCAGGTGATGAATCGATTGCCTACCGCCGATCAGACAGAGTAG
- a CDS encoding rod shape-determining protein, with amino-acid sequence MFGLLSNDIGIDLGTANSLVFAKDKGIVLREPSVVAVYSASRKVCAVGEKAKRMLGRTPGTITALRPMKDGVIADFEITEAMLRHFIREVQKGVRFVPPRVVVAVPSGITEVERRAVKESAINAGARDVILIEEPMAAAIGVGLPIQEPTANMIVDIGGGTTEVALISLAGVVYTKSVRVGGDEFDSAIINYMKRAYNLTIGERTAEEIKLKVGSAFPLEKELTMEVKGRDSVAGLPKTIHISSQEIREALSDTIGAILDLVRNALERCPPELSADLVDRGFVLAGGGALIRGLDQMLSDGTGLPVFAAEDPLSAVAMGTGKVLEELESLIKEIAIHRKD; translated from the coding sequence GTGTTTGGACTTCTCTCCAACGACATTGGCATCGACCTAGGAACCGCCAACAGTTTGGTTTTTGCAAAGGACAAAGGCATTGTTCTTCGGGAACCCTCCGTAGTCGCAGTGTATTCAGCGTCGCGGAAAGTCTGTGCGGTAGGGGAAAAGGCCAAGAGAATGTTGGGGCGGACCCCCGGAACGATCACTGCTTTACGCCCCATGAAAGATGGGGTCATTGCCGACTTCGAGATCACCGAAGCCATGCTGCGACACTTCATTCGCGAAGTGCAGAAAGGCGTTCGTTTTGTTCCTCCAAGGGTGGTCGTCGCGGTTCCATCAGGTATTACCGAAGTGGAACGACGTGCTGTGAAAGAGTCTGCCATCAATGCCGGTGCTCGTGATGTTATTCTTATCGAAGAACCGATGGCAGCAGCGATTGGAGTCGGTTTACCCATCCAAGAACCTACCGCGAACATGATTGTCGACATCGGTGGAGGGACAACCGAAGTAGCACTCATTTCTCTGGCGGGAGTGGTTTACACAAAGAGTGTTCGCGTCGGCGGCGACGAGTTTGACAGTGCGATTATCAATTACATGAAACGCGCCTACAATCTCACGATCGGAGAACGCACCGCCGAGGAAATTAAACTCAAAGTTGGCTCCGCGTTCCCTCTGGAGAAGGAGTTAACGATGGAGGTGAAAGGCCGGGATTCCGTAGCTGGACTTCCGAAGACCATCCACATTTCCTCGCAGGAAATTAGAGAAGCCCTCTCGGACACTATCGGCGCTATCCTGGATCTGGTCCGGAACGCACTTGAACGGTGCCCCCCTGAACTCTCTGCGGATTTGGTGGATCGTGGTTTCGTCCTTGCGGGTGGAGGCGCACTCATCCGTGGCCTCGACCAGATGCTTAGCGACGGAACCGGGCTTCCCGTCTTTGCGGCCGAGGACCCGCTCAGTGCTGTGGCGATGGGAACTGGAAAGGTCCTGGAAGAGCTGGAATCGCTCATTAAGGAAATCGCGATACACCGCAAAGACTGA
- a CDS encoding NADPH-dependent FMN reductase: MVSGNGLSLDIVGRGINAVGESPGIMRFLVLSCSLSENSRSRRMAEVVRNDLDDAGEEVDFVDLRHHALPFCDGGAAYGDPAVAPIAERVKRADGIILAGPIYNYDYNAAAKNVVEMTGSGSWSGKVVGFIAAAGGQGSYLSVLPLANSLMADFRCVIVPRFVYADGSAFGDDGELDNEEVRERIRSLGVDLVGFTQGLAGVLENR; the protein is encoded by the coding sequence ATGGTTTCAGGAAACGGTTTATCCCTCGACATCGTTGGCCGAGGAATAAACGCTGTCGGTGAAAGTCCCGGTATCATGCGTTTTTTGGTTCTTAGTTGTAGTCTCAGTGAGAATAGCCGTAGTCGCCGGATGGCAGAGGTCGTCCGGAACGATTTAGACGATGCCGGTGAAGAGGTTGACTTCGTTGATTTGCGGCATCACGCGCTTCCCTTTTGTGATGGTGGGGCAGCTTACGGGGATCCGGCAGTCGCACCAATTGCCGAGCGGGTAAAACGGGCCGACGGTATCATACTCGCCGGACCGATCTATAACTACGATTATAACGCCGCAGCAAAAAATGTAGTCGAAATGACGGGTTCGGGGAGTTGGAGCGGAAAAGTAGTAGGGTTTATTGCTGCTGCCGGAGGGCAGGGGAGTTACTTATCGGTCTTGCCTCTAGCGAACAGTTTGATGGCGGATTTCCGCTGCGTGATCGTCCCCCGATTCGTTTATGCTGATGGAAGCGCCTTTGGAGACGACGGCGAGTTGGACAATGAAGAGGTTCGGGAGAGGATCCGTAGTCTAGGAGTCGACCTCGTCGGATTCACACAAGGTCTTGCCGGAGTCCTTGAGAACCGTTAG
- the mreC gene encoding rod shape-determining protein MreC: MLRLRSQAGRPFVILGILFLLWLLLPPTLKRFGENALYEFQAPSAVLSSHLEDLGAYWSIRTRSKRDLIETGRELARLNALYRVQAGENESLRSYNLRLRQLLDIPAPSDFRLETAQVVRRDLSNWWQTIIIRKGRDAGITEGAGVVFSGGVVGRVRSVHAYTSTVELISSRTFRMAAHFAGDTRPLRYEGAIVPSLQNPKGSVRDVPSDLFASPEDPLILVSSRLGGVFPDGLHIGEVRFMETDSSGLFQQGIVQLEPALLDLHEVSVLLPAGEATEEVFSYELPTNP; this comes from the coding sequence TTGCTCCGTTTACGCTCTCAAGCCGGAAGACCGTTCGTTATCCTTGGGATTTTATTTCTCCTTTGGCTGCTTTTACCGCCCACTCTCAAGCGTTTTGGAGAGAATGCTCTCTACGAGTTTCAGGCGCCATCCGCGGTTCTTTCGTCTCACCTGGAAGACCTCGGTGCCTATTGGTCGATCCGCACTCGATCCAAGAGAGACTTAATCGAAACCGGGAGGGAGCTGGCTCGCCTCAATGCGCTTTATCGGGTGCAGGCAGGAGAAAATGAGTCTCTTCGCAGTTACAATCTACGGCTTCGTCAACTTCTCGACATTCCTGCTCCATCCGATTTTCGCCTCGAGACCGCACAGGTTGTTCGCCGTGACCTTAGCAACTGGTGGCAAACCATTATCATCCGTAAAGGGCGTGATGCTGGTATTACCGAGGGCGCTGGTGTCGTTTTTTCCGGCGGTGTAGTTGGCCGGGTGCGATCGGTCCACGCCTATACTTCAACCGTAGAGCTGATCAGTAGCCGAACGTTTCGGATGGCCGCCCATTTTGCAGGTGACACCCGCCCGTTGCGGTACGAGGGGGCCATTGTTCCCTCTCTTCAGAATCCGAAGGGCTCAGTCCGGGACGTTCCCTCGGATCTATTTGCATCTCCGGAAGACCCTCTAATCCTCGTGTCGTCCCGATTGGGAGGCGTCTTTCCCGATGGTCTTCACATTGGCGAAGTACGCTTCATGGAGACGGACAGTTCGGGTCTTTTTCAGCAGGGGATCGTGCAATTGGAACCAGCCCTTCTGGATCTCCATGAGGTATCCGTTCTGCTTCCGGCAGGCGAAGCCACTGAGGAAGTTTTTTCCTACGAATTACCCACGAATCCATGA
- a CDS encoding CDP-alcohol phosphatidyltransferase family protein, translated as MVSVYDLKTRFQALLRPLVLRLAGWGVTPNAITVLALILSLAVGIWLFLAPECRIVYFAYPVFLFVRMALNAIDGMLAREFEGKTRLGAFLNEIGDILSDAALYLPLGFLPGASPALGSVFVVMAISTEFCGLIPQTQGMSRRYDGPMGKSDRALVVGVFFFVAGIWPGVLPAVNPILAVLGLLCAVTCFRRVEKALQE; from the coding sequence ATGGTGAGCGTCTATGATCTCAAGACCCGCTTTCAAGCCCTTCTTCGGCCTTTGGTGCTCCGACTCGCGGGTTGGGGAGTGACGCCGAACGCCATAACCGTATTGGCCTTGATCCTCTCATTGGCGGTAGGGATTTGGCTCTTCCTCGCGCCGGAATGCCGGATCGTCTATTTCGCTTACCCGGTCTTCTTGTTCGTCCGGATGGCATTGAATGCAATCGATGGAATGCTTGCCCGGGAGTTTGAGGGCAAAACCCGCTTAGGCGCCTTCCTCAACGAGATAGGCGACATACTCTCGGATGCAGCGCTTTACTTACCTCTGGGTTTTCTTCCGGGAGCGAGCCCCGCCCTAGGATCGGTTTTTGTAGTAATGGCAATTTCTACGGAGTTTTGCGGTCTGATTCCTCAAACGCAGGGAATGTCCCGGCGTTACGATGGCCCGATGGGGAAAAGTGACCGCGCTTTGGTGGTCGGGGTGTTTTTTTTCGTAGCCGGGATCTGGCCCGGAGTTCTTCCGGCGGTAAATCCGATCCTCGCCGTTTTGGGACTGCTTTGTGCCGTGACTTGCTTCCGCCGCGTTGAAAAGGCTTTGCAAGAATGA
- a CDS encoding sulfotransferase, with amino-acid sequence MTAIVTHPLVSGRFGNLVTLARRYGISPRHIPAFAGVIFLSLLRQPGIWFEGRRYEKRISGSELPSNPVFVIGHWRSGTTHLQNLLSQDPQFESMTIREAAMPLDFLTLGKVFRRQIEKAVPKKRLMDNVAMSADSPWEEELALVASCPFSFYHVSFFPNAMERIFQNAVFFDGRDPTLIEAWRREYLYFLRKVSLVRPGKPFLLKNPANTARIDLLLEMFPRARFIHIHRNPYDVFRSTVDLYLKAQTEWGFHPVDRNRIVEHVLESYPLLMTAYLEQRDLVPKDCLVEVAFMDLEAKPMETLSSIYSDLSLEGSTRATDRFQHYLREVGNYRKNDPGLAEEEKRRVRSEWESFFDAFGYEV; translated from the coding sequence GTGACAGCTATTGTAACCCATCCTCTTGTTTCCGGGCGTTTTGGCAATCTGGTTACTTTGGCTCGCCGCTACGGCATCTCACCGCGTCACATTCCTGCTTTTGCGGGGGTGATCTTTTTGAGTTTACTGCGGCAACCGGGAATTTGGTTCGAAGGAAGGCGATATGAAAAGCGGATCAGTGGGAGCGAGCTGCCGTCCAATCCGGTTTTTGTGATTGGCCATTGGAGAAGTGGAACCACCCACCTGCAGAATCTCCTCAGTCAGGATCCCCAATTCGAGTCGATGACTATCCGCGAAGCTGCGATGCCTCTTGATTTTTTGACTCTGGGGAAAGTATTTCGACGACAGATTGAAAAGGCCGTTCCGAAGAAACGATTGATGGATAATGTTGCGATGTCAGCCGATTCGCCTTGGGAGGAAGAACTGGCTCTGGTCGCTTCCTGTCCTTTTTCCTTTTATCATGTCTCGTTCTTTCCGAACGCGATGGAGCGCATCTTCCAGAACGCGGTTTTTTTCGATGGTCGGGACCCCACCTTGATCGAAGCTTGGCGGAGAGAGTATCTCTATTTTCTTCGCAAGGTTTCTCTCGTTCGACCGGGAAAACCGTTCCTCCTGAAAAATCCCGCTAACACTGCGCGGATTGATTTGTTGCTGGAGATGTTCCCTCGAGCGCGATTCATCCACATCCATCGCAATCCTTACGATGTGTTTCGTTCAACGGTCGATCTTTACCTCAAGGCACAAACGGAGTGGGGGTTTCATCCGGTAGATCGAAACCGGATCGTCGAACATGTCTTGGAGAGTTATCCGCTGCTCATGACCGCTTACCTCGAGCAGCGTGATTTAGTTCCTAAGGATTGCTTGGTCGAAGTTGCCTTCATGGACCTCGAGGCGAAACCGATGGAAACCCTATCGTCGATTTATTCCGATCTGTCTTTGGAGGGTTCTACGAGGGCCACGGATCGCTTTCAGCATTATCTTCGAGAGGTGGGAAACTACCGCAAAAACGATCCCGGTTTGGCCGAGGAGGAAAAGAGAAGGGTTCGCTCGGAGTGGGAATCCTTTTTCGACGCGTTCGGATATGAGGTGTAG
- the def gene encoding peptide deformylase, which translates to MTLRVTQYGEAVLREKGEAITTFDDSLDALAQEMLATMYEEGGIGLAAQQIGEAIQLCVVDLGEGAQNTGEALLDGKEVPPPLLMPLVLVNPEILYPEPLELEVVEEGCLSLYQVRGDVPRPSEIGVTYQDLEGVQHTLSCEGLFSRCIQHEVDHLNGILFIDRMEKADFAKIRGKVRRLKKKAGRQLKASS; encoded by the coding sequence ATGACATTGCGAGTAACCCAATACGGTGAAGCCGTCCTTCGTGAAAAGGGGGAAGCAATCACGACCTTTGATGATTCTCTGGATGCTCTTGCTCAAGAGATGCTGGCAACGATGTATGAGGAGGGGGGGATCGGTTTGGCTGCACAGCAAATTGGTGAGGCGATCCAGCTTTGCGTTGTCGACCTCGGAGAAGGGGCTCAGAATACCGGCGAAGCTCTGTTGGACGGAAAAGAGGTGCCGCCCCCACTTTTAATGCCGTTGGTTTTGGTGAACCCCGAGATTCTGTATCCAGAACCTCTGGAACTCGAAGTAGTGGAGGAGGGTTGCCTGTCATTATATCAGGTAAGGGGAGATGTGCCTCGACCGAGCGAGATCGGTGTGACCTATCAGGATCTCGAGGGCGTCCAGCATACGCTGAGCTGCGAAGGTCTTTTCTCCCGCTGCATCCAGCACGAAGTCGATCATTTAAACGGAATCCTGTTCATCGACCGGATGGAGAAGGCCGATTTTGCCAAGATTCGGGGAAAGGTTAGGCGCTTAAAAAAGAAGGCGGGAAGGCAGCTCAAAGCTTCTTCATAA
- a CDS encoding PIN domain-containing protein: MKAVIDSDVLIDYLQGFGEAKTEMDRYDEPIYSVISWMEVMCGAGSDRERAAAESLFRSMKRVDVSMEVATGAVRERRALRLKLPDAIIFATASSEGCFLVTRNTRDFDTSDPRVRIPYRLS; this comes from the coding sequence GTGAAGGCGGTAATAGATTCCGATGTTCTTATCGACTATCTGCAGGGATTTGGGGAGGCGAAAACAGAGATGGATCGATACGACGAACCGATCTATTCGGTGATCTCTTGGATGGAGGTCATGTGTGGTGCGGGGAGTGATCGCGAGCGGGCTGCTGCAGAATCGCTGTTTCGTTCGATGAAAAGAGTGGACGTCTCCATGGAGGTCGCCACGGGCGCTGTGAGGGAACGGCGTGCCTTGCGACTCAAGTTGCCGGATGCGATCATCTTTGCGACTGCTAGCTCGGAAGGTTGTTTTTTGGTGACCCGCAATACGAGAGACTTCGATACAAGCGATCCTCGGGTGCGAATCCCCTACCGGCTGTCATGA
- a CDS encoding dual specificity protein phosphatase family protein: MNKRVGSFYFAGFFLLGAAGWAFYPLGLIFLWPAVSLGVIGSGYWGLGAGVYGKQGGSHSWAFRAFHCFAIQGHEVSRRYYARQCDLLNELAPRLWIGRQLTSRETEGLIEKGVTAILDLTAEFSEPSPLRRLNYLNLPILDLTAPSDEQIEKAIRFIDEERSKGMVYVHCKIGYSRTAAIAGCYLLHKGLAKGADEAMNFMREARPGLVIRPEAEATLRRWKEGT, translated from the coding sequence ATGAACAAACGCGTCGGATCGTTTTACTTCGCGGGATTCTTCTTGTTGGGGGCGGCTGGCTGGGCTTTTTACCCTCTGGGTCTGATCTTTCTTTGGCCAGCGGTTTCTCTTGGGGTGATCGGATCCGGATATTGGGGGTTAGGAGCCGGTGTCTATGGAAAGCAGGGTGGATCGCACAGTTGGGCCTTTCGGGCTTTTCATTGCTTTGCGATCCAGGGGCATGAAGTGTCCCGGAGATATTATGCGCGTCAGTGCGACCTCTTGAACGAACTGGCTCCTCGACTTTGGATCGGCCGCCAGTTGACCTCTCGCGAGACCGAGGGGCTAATCGAAAAAGGAGTCACCGCGATTCTCGATCTAACCGCTGAATTCTCGGAACCGTCTCCTTTGAGAAGATTGAACTACCTCAACCTTCCGATTCTCGATCTAACCGCACCGAGTGATGAACAGATCGAGAAGGCGATTCGCTTTATTGATGAGGAAAGGTCTAAGGGCATGGTCTACGTGCATTGTAAAATCGGGTACTCTCGGACTGCGGCGATTGCGGGATGTTATCTCTTGCACAAAGGCCTCGCCAAAGGAGCGGATGAGGCGATGAACTTCATGCGGGAAGCGCGCCCTGGGTTGGTCATTAGACCCGAAGCTGAAGCGACCCTTCGACGTTGGAAGGAGGGAACCTAG
- a CDS encoding bifunctional alpha/beta hydrolase/class I SAM-dependent methyltransferase has translation METENWTVTSDEFESWDGTRLFFRTWEPKVRSDRALIVIHRGHEHSGRVERQIEDLGLSDSWAFSWDARGHGESPGERGDAESYYHLVKDLDSFVRFVSGNHGIPVENMVILANSVGAVTASAWVHDYAPRIRAMVLAAPAFRIRLYVPLAIPFLRLLLRIKPRAKISSYVKSRMLTHDPEQAALYDKDSLITRDISVRVLLGLHDTATRILADAAAIETPTLVLSAGSDWVVKNGAQQAFFEKLSSPVKKMKSYPGFFHAILHEKERQLPVDAARQFILEAFRCPVDRSNLSRGDDSGYTQREYDLLRCSPPLWKGLFFGLQRMALRTVGRLSSGISIGCETGFDSGTSLDYVYENEPRGKTFLGKWIDRAYLNAVGWRGIRERGENLQACLAEEIRSRGGKEESVRVLDVATGCGRYVLEVIRTNPDLRIEARLRDNTPRNVETGTRNAATMGVESVEFVLGDAFDKESLLAESPPPDIVIVSGLYELFPENAQVVQSLEGIAGVLKPGGSLIYTSQPWHPQIEMIARTCNNREGEPWIMRRRTQAEMDELVASVGLAKTRMLPDFYGIFSVSVALKPEGNGGEAV, from the coding sequence ATGGAAACGGAAAACTGGACGGTTACGAGTGACGAGTTCGAGAGCTGGGATGGTACCCGATTGTTTTTCCGAACGTGGGAGCCGAAGGTGAGATCCGATCGCGCCCTGATCGTTATTCATCGGGGGCACGAACATTCGGGTAGGGTAGAGCGACAGATCGAAGATCTTGGACTATCCGATTCTTGGGCCTTTAGCTGGGATGCCCGCGGCCATGGTGAGTCGCCCGGCGAACGTGGAGACGCGGAAAGCTATTACCATCTCGTTAAGGATTTAGACTCTTTCGTCCGATTTGTCTCTGGAAACCACGGCATTCCGGTCGAGAACATGGTCATTCTTGCAAATAGCGTGGGGGCGGTAACGGCGAGTGCTTGGGTGCATGATTACGCCCCCAGAATCCGTGCAATGGTTCTCGCCGCTCCCGCCTTTCGCATTCGGCTTTACGTTCCCTTGGCAATTCCGTTTCTGCGACTCCTCCTTCGGATCAAACCGCGGGCGAAAATCAGTAGCTATGTGAAGTCGCGGATGCTGACCCACGACCCTGAGCAAGCAGCCCTCTATGACAAAGACTCTTTGATTACCCGCGACATCTCGGTGCGAGTTCTCCTTGGGCTCCACGATACGGCCACCCGGATTCTCGCGGACGCGGCTGCAATCGAAACTCCGACCCTCGTCCTTTCCGCAGGAAGCGACTGGGTGGTGAAGAACGGAGCTCAACAGGCTTTTTTCGAGAAGCTCTCGTCTCCAGTCAAAAAGATGAAAAGTTATCCGGGCTTTTTTCATGCAATTCTTCACGAGAAGGAACGGCAGTTACCGGTCGATGCCGCCCGCCAGTTCATTCTCGAGGCTTTTCGGTGCCCTGTCGACCGGAGCAATCTCTCCCGCGGGGATGACTCGGGGTATACGCAGCGCGAATATGACCTTCTTCGGTGTTCGCCGCCGCTTTGGAAGGGTTTGTTCTTCGGCCTTCAGAGAATGGCTCTCCGCACAGTTGGGCGATTGAGTAGTGGGATCTCCATCGGCTGCGAAACAGGCTTCGATTCCGGAACGTCTTTGGATTACGTCTACGAAAACGAACCAAGGGGAAAAACTTTTTTAGGAAAGTGGATCGACCGAGCCTATCTGAATGCGGTGGGCTGGCGCGGAATCCGCGAACGGGGAGAGAATCTCCAAGCGTGTTTGGCGGAGGAGATCCGTAGCCGGGGCGGAAAAGAGGAGTCCGTGCGTGTTCTCGATGTCGCAACGGGCTGTGGCCGCTACGTGCTGGAAGTGATCCGGACGAATCCGGATCTAAGAATTGAGGCCCGCCTCCGGGATAACACACCGCGAAACGTCGAGACGGGAACGAGAAATGCCGCAACCATGGGGGTTGAGTCCGTCGAGTTTGTTTTGGGTGACGCCTTCGATAAAGAGTCGCTTTTGGCTGAATCACCCCCTCCAGATATCGTGATCGTCTCTGGCCTCTACGAACTGTTCCCCGAGAATGCCCAAGTAGTCCAGTCGCTGGAAGGAATTGCCGGAGTGCTTAAGCCAGGCGGGAGCCTAATATATACCAGTCAGCCCTGGCATCCCCAGATTGAGATGATTGCTCGCACCTGCAACAACCGCGAGGGTGAACCGTGGATCATGCGACGGCGGACCCAGGCCGAGATGGACGAATTGGTAGCCAGCGTTGGATTGGCGAAGACGAGAATGCTCCCCGATTTCTATGGTATTTTTTCTGTTTCCGTGGCTCTGAAGCCGGAAGGAAATGGTGGTGAGGCGGTATGA
- a CDS encoding CopG family transcriptional regulator produces MRTIVDLPEDQLDALAHLCKEQGISRAEAIRRAVRSMLAEEVDSSRIQAFGAWKRKEDSRLIVEKIREEWDR; encoded by the coding sequence ATGAGAACGATTGTCGATTTGCCAGAGGATCAACTCGACGCATTAGCGCATTTGTGTAAGGAGCAGGGGATTTCACGGGCGGAGGCCATTAGACGGGCGGTTCGCAGTATGCTCGCCGAAGAGGTAGACTCTTCGCGGATCCAAGCTTTTGGTGCGTGGAAGAGGAAAGAGGATTCCCGTTTGATCGTAGAGAAGATTAGGGAAGAGTGGGATCGGTGA
- a CDS encoding phosphatidate cytidylyltransferase, translating into MSLTDDPELLFLFGGVYLLLIVAHLAAFFFRKRWLRVDEGRFYRNLISRIQAWWGIVIVMTLAMLFGKIAALIVFAVISFQALREFITITPTRPGDHRALCWSFFFILPAQYVAIGLGLEVMAAIFIPVYAFIFIPIRAALAEDTTDFLARTAKVQWGLMVYVYFISHAPALLLIPVNDYRGENMKLLFFLVVIVQLSDVLQYCWGKAIGKRPISQKLSPSKTAEGLVGGIVSTAAIGTLLWWATPFSPLGAFVLSVVLCLMGFFGGLVMSAIKRDRGIKDYGSLLSGHGGIIDRIDSLCFAAPVFYRIIVFFYGS; encoded by the coding sequence ATGAGTCTAACTGACGATCCAGAACTTCTTTTTCTTTTTGGTGGAGTTTACCTTCTCCTGATCGTTGCCCATTTGGCGGCGTTCTTCTTTAGAAAGCGTTGGTTGAGGGTAGACGAGGGCCGTTTCTACAGGAATCTAATTTCGCGGATTCAAGCTTGGTGGGGAATCGTCATCGTTATGACCCTGGCCATGCTTTTCGGGAAAATTGCGGCCCTGATCGTTTTTGCCGTCATTTCCTTCCAAGCGCTCAGGGAGTTCATAACCATAACGCCAACCCGCCCCGGAGACCACCGCGCCCTCTGCTGGTCTTTCTTTTTTATCCTCCCCGCTCAATACGTAGCGATTGGTTTGGGTTTGGAGGTCATGGCGGCGATTTTCATTCCGGTTTACGCTTTCATATTCATACCTATTCGAGCCGCTCTCGCAGAAGACACGACGGATTTTCTCGCCCGCACCGCGAAAGTTCAGTGGGGGCTGATGGTCTACGTATACTTCATCAGTCACGCACCCGCTCTTCTTCTGATCCCGGTCAACGACTACCGCGGTGAAAACATGAAACTGCTCTTCTTCCTTGTCGTGATTGTGCAGCTCTCGGATGTGTTGCAGTATTGTTGGGGCAAAGCGATTGGGAAGAGGCCAATCTCTCAGAAATTGAGTCCCAGTAAAACGGCCGAAGGTCTTGTCGGTGGAATTGTTTCGACTGCAGCCATCGGAACCCTTCTCTGGTGGGCGACCCCCTTTTCGCCATTGGGAGCCTTCGTGTTATCCGTCGTTCTGTGTCTGATGGGATTCTTCGGCGGACTCGTGATGTCGGCTATCAAGAGGGATCGTGGAATCAAGGATTATGGCAGTCTACTATCGGGTCACGGAGGCATCATCGACCGGATTGATTCACTCTGTTTTGCCGCTCCTGTTTTCTACCGCATCATCGTCTTCTTTTACGGATCTTGA